The following coding sequences lie in one Pseudorca crassidens isolate mPseCra1 chromosome 2, mPseCra1.hap1, whole genome shotgun sequence genomic window:
- the LDLRAD1 gene encoding low-density lipoprotein receptor class A domain-containing protein 1: MNKIFPQGDGNAAAAGSKALPRRQADQSPFCCSCRGACLSAFLMLLLATLAALIALVAILGPPPRMPGAQPCVTQMNRTGFLCHDRRSCIPASRVCDGVHTCAHGEDEEEALCRDTPQSFPGFLVAHCGDPASWIYSDQKCDGINNCGDCSDELSPVTVCPPCGPGWWRCPSTVFKYCSCIPRSLCRDHVQHCSDWSDEYSCPGP, from the exons GGGGATGGCAATGCTGCTGCCGCTGGAAGCAAAGCCCTCCCCAGAAGGCAAG CAGACCAGAGCCCTTTCTGCTGCTCGTGCCGAGGGGCCTGCCTCTCAGCCTTCCTGATGCTCCTGCTGGCAACTCTTGCAGCCCTGATTGCCCTGGTCGCCATCCTTGGACCCCCACCTCGCATGCCAG GGGCCCAGCCCTGTGTGACACAGATGAACAGGACGGGCTTCCTATGCCACGACCGGAGGAGCTGCATCCCAGCCAGCAGGGTCTGTGATGGCGTCCACACCTGTGCCCACggcgaggacgaggaggaggccTTGTGCC GAGACACGCCCCAGAGCTTCCCGGGCTTCCTCGTGGCTCACTGCGGAGACCCCGCTTCCTGGATCTACTCAGACCAAAAGTGTGATGGGATCAACAACTGTGGGGACTGCTCAGATGAACTGAGCCCAG TGACTGTGTGCCCGCCCTGCGGCCCTGGCTGGTGGCGCTGTCCCTCGACCGTCTTCAAATATTGCAGCTGTATCCCCAGGAGCCTCTGCCGTGATCACGTGCAGCACTGCTCTGACTGGTCTGATGAGTACTCCTGTCCTGGACCCTGA